GGCCGAACGGGCCGCCCCCGATTCGCAATGGACCTCGTTTGCCCGCGGGCTCCCGGCCGACTCGTTCCCGCCCCCCAGCCGCCGCTTCTCCGATATCGTCGCACCGCGCTGGACCGACGAAACGACGCGCGATGCCGCCAACGAGGCCGAGACGGTGATGAGCGCGTTGGGCGTTCACCCCGGGATGCGCGTGGCCGACGTGGGGGCCGGCGACGGCTACTACGTGAGCCGGCTCGCACAGCGGGTGGGGGCGGCTGGGCACGTCTATGGGGAGGACATCGTCCCCGACTATCTCACGCTCCTGGCGCGACGGGTGACCGACGAGCGGCTGGGGAACGTGACGGTGATCCGCGGCGACGCGCACGATCCCCGGCTCCCGCGTGACACGGCTGAGCGGGTCGACGTGGTGACGATGATCCACATGTATCATGAAGTCACGGATCCGTATGCCTTCCTCTGGAACCTGGCGCATTCGCTCAAGCCCGGGGCGCTGGTCGGCGTCCTCGACATGACCTTCGCGACCGATCGACACGGGACGCCGCCCTGGCTCCTCGACTGCGAGCTGGGCGTGGTTGGCTACCGCAAGGTGCGCCAGCAGGAGACCGGGGCCGACGAGTACCTGGCGATCTTCCGCGCCCCGGCCGCCGACTCGCTCCGCTCTCCCGCGGCCATCCGCGAGGCTGTGCGCGGCGGCGCCTGCCAGCAGCGTTAGGCACCCCTTACCACCGGTCGCCGTGGACACGCTGTCGCTGTCGTCGTTAGGTGGGCGCCTGGCCGCCGTCTTCCTGCTCGTCCTCCTCAACGGCTTCTTCGTCATGGCGGAGTTTGCCCTGGTGGGGGCACGGCGATCGCGCCTGGCCGCGATGGCCGAGGCGGGGGACCGCGGGGCGCGACGCGCCCAGCAGGCCATCGCCGACCTCGATCGCTACATCTCGGGGACGCAGCTCGGCATCACGCTCGCCTCGCTCGCCCTGGGGTGGATCGGCGAGCCGGCACTCGCCGTCGTCGTCGACCGGCTCCTCGCCCGGTTCGGGATCG
This genomic stretch from Gemmatimonadaceae bacterium harbors:
- a CDS encoding methyltransferase domain-containing protein — encoded protein: MIGSAACGSSKAAPAERAAPDSQWTSFARGLPADSFPPPSRRFSDIVAPRWTDETTRDAANEAETVMSALGVHPGMRVADVGAGDGYYVSRLAQRVGAAGHVYGEDIVPDYLTLLARRVTDERLGNVTVIRGDAHDPRLPRDTAERVDVVTMIHMYHEVTDPYAFLWNLAHSLKPGALVGVLDMTFATDRHGTPPWLLDCELGVVGYRKVRQQETGADEYLAIFRAPAADSLRSPAAIREAVRGGACQQR